Proteins from a single region of Streptomyces spectabilis:
- a CDS encoding phage holin family protein, translating to MRAPHTAHGHDRDREASVGALVGEVTHDLTRLVRTEVELAKAELKEQGRPAGQAAGLYGGSGYATGLALALASLAAVFGLDHVMDRAWAALIVAAVWAVVGAVLYATGRRRMRSVRLTPERSLDSLKEDAKWARHPTG from the coding sequence GTGCGGGCACCCCACACCGCTCACGGCCACGACCGCGACCGCGAGGCATCCGTCGGCGCGCTCGTCGGCGAGGTGACGCACGACCTCACCCGGCTCGTGCGCACCGAGGTCGAGCTGGCCAAGGCCGAGCTGAAGGAGCAGGGCAGGCCGGCGGGGCAGGCGGCGGGCCTGTACGGGGGCTCCGGATACGCCACAGGGCTCGCCCTCGCCCTCGCCAGCCTCGCGGCGGTCTTCGGCCTCGACCACGTCATGGACCGCGCGTGGGCCGCCCTGATCGTCGCCGCCGTCTGGGCGGTGGTCGGCGCGGTGCTCTACGCCACCGGCCGCCGCCGCATGCGTTCCGTGCGACTGACCCCCGAACGCTCACTGGACTCGTTGAAGGAGGACGCCAAATGGGCTCGACACCCGACCGGTTGA
- a CDS encoding DUF3618 domain-containing protein, which yields MGSTPDRLRQETEDTRAHLSDSVDRLAERLSPPRVARRRASAVRARATTARDRVMGTAQATARQTGDTAGQARAQAQGSPLAAGAIAFGAGLLVGALFPPTDAETRVGQRVRDHADDVVGPVRETAREATREAGAKLREPAREAASSVKDTAQEAARSTGREARTSE from the coding sequence ATGGGCTCGACACCCGACCGGTTGAGGCAGGAGACCGAGGACACCCGCGCACATCTGTCCGACAGCGTGGACCGCCTCGCCGAGCGGCTCAGCCCGCCCCGCGTGGCCCGCCGTCGTGCGAGCGCCGTGCGCGCCCGCGCGACGACCGCGAGGGACCGGGTCATGGGCACCGCCCAGGCCACCGCCAGGCAGACCGGCGACACCGCGGGGCAGGCGCGCGCCCAGGCCCAGGGCAGCCCGCTGGCGGCCGGGGCGATCGCCTTCGGCGCGGGCCTGCTCGTCGGCGCGCTCTTCCCGCCGACCGACGCCGAGACCCGCGTCGGCCAACGCGTGCGCGACCACGCCGACGATGTCGTCGGCCCCGTGCGGGAGACCGCCCGGGAGGCGACCCGCGAGGCCGGGGCCAAGCTGCGCGAACCGGCCCGCGAGGCCGCGTCGTCGGTCAAGGACACGGCTCAGGAGGCGGCACGCTCGACCGGCCGGGAGGCCCGCACGTCCGAGTGA
- a CDS encoding PA14 domain-containing protein has protein sequence MALGAAGLTATPAATAAGDPPTSHGLKGEYYTQSAPGAFDFHELKATVFDPAIDFATLEPRLAAATGRNDDATVRWTGKLVPERSGPTTFSMVGDNGFRLWIDGELVIDHWVDDWDREQNSRPVELSAGTSHDIKVEYFEHYGGSHLRLRWIPPDGEKTAVPRSAFRPPDGWHYDGATDATVRADGRTLALDFPQRLAPPPGTLPGHIEAVIGGATWPLATAALDEADPSVLLVRLKEPVVGNKDGTARGTVDVRYDGRGGLAAVGGDEVDAFLSGGVNRSRYELRTPWAGDAEAGKGWRAYPRPQLTRTEWRNLNGRWQFAAAAAGDAPPVGKDLAERIRVPYPVESQLSGVQRHEDRMWYRRTFTVPEGWRIGDGRRLRLNFGAVDWQARVYVNGSEVAEHRGGYDKFSADVTDALKPGGTQELIVGVYDPTDAEGGENPPLGKQRLDPSGIWYTPSSGIWQTVWMEPVAADHVESLKITPDVPGSRAVVEAKGVRAGVPVTATAYADGRKVATATGWTGTPLALEIGGPRLWSPDDPFLYDLKVTVGGDRVGSYFGMRSIAVEKTGGTPRTLLNGSPVYLMATLDQGFWPDGLHTAPTDEALAYDLRAHKRLGYNSVRKHIKVEPDRWFYWADRLGLLVWQDMPAMTAGAVPDGAARARFERELKEMVDEHASSPSVVMWVPFNEGWGQYDVARVAEQVKRWDPTRLVNNMSGVNLGTDGGAGDILDEHGYPAPALPAPDGRRALVSGEYGGLGLAVPGHAWSVQMSYVDVDPATYTDDYLARLAEVRALACEGGNGAVYTQIADVEGELNGLLTYDRKVLKGDAERIRTAHERLIEGAQDGTLPCSAP, from the coding sequence ATGGCATTGGGCGCCGCCGGACTCACGGCGACGCCCGCGGCCACGGCCGCAGGGGATCCACCGACGAGCCATGGACTCAAGGGCGAGTACTACACCCAGTCCGCCCCGGGAGCCTTCGACTTCCACGAGCTCAAGGCCACCGTCTTCGACCCGGCCATCGACTTCGCCACCCTCGAACCCCGGCTGGCCGCCGCCACCGGCCGCAACGACGATGCCACCGTCCGCTGGACCGGGAAGCTGGTGCCCGAAAGGAGCGGACCCACGACCTTCTCCATGGTCGGGGACAACGGCTTCCGGCTGTGGATCGACGGTGAACTCGTCATCGACCACTGGGTCGACGACTGGGACAGGGAACAGAACTCCCGGCCCGTGGAGCTCAGCGCGGGCACGTCCCACGACATCAAGGTCGAGTACTTCGAACACTACGGGGGCTCGCATCTGCGCCTGCGCTGGATCCCCCCGGACGGTGAGAAGACCGCCGTGCCGCGCAGCGCGTTCCGGCCGCCCGACGGCTGGCACTACGACGGTGCCACCGACGCCACCGTGCGGGCCGACGGCCGCACCCTCGCCCTCGACTTCCCGCAGCGGCTGGCGCCGCCGCCCGGCACGCTCCCCGGACACATCGAGGCCGTCATCGGCGGCGCCACGTGGCCCTTGGCCACCGCAGCGCTCGACGAGGCCGACCCCAGCGTCCTGCTCGTCCGGCTCAAGGAGCCGGTCGTCGGCAACAAGGACGGCACCGCGCGCGGCACCGTGGACGTGCGCTACGACGGCCGGGGCGGTCTCGCCGCCGTCGGCGGCGACGAGGTCGACGCGTTCCTCAGCGGCGGCGTCAACCGTTCCCGGTACGAACTGCGCACGCCCTGGGCGGGCGACGCCGAGGCGGGCAAAGGGTGGCGCGCGTACCCGCGCCCGCAGCTCACCCGGACCGAGTGGCGCAACCTCAACGGCCGGTGGCAGTTCGCCGCGGCCGCCGCGGGCGACGCCCCGCCGGTCGGCAAGGACCTCGCCGAGCGCATTCGGGTGCCGTACCCGGTCGAGTCCCAGCTCTCGGGCGTACAGCGGCACGAGGACCGCATGTGGTACCGGCGTACGTTCACCGTCCCGGAGGGCTGGCGCATCGGCGACGGCCGGCGCCTGCGGCTGAACTTCGGCGCCGTGGACTGGCAGGCGCGGGTGTACGTGAACGGCAGCGAGGTCGCCGAACACCGGGGCGGCTACGACAAGTTCAGCGCGGACGTCACCGACGCGCTCAAGCCCGGCGGCACCCAGGAGCTGATCGTCGGCGTGTACGACCCGACGGACGCCGAGGGCGGCGAGAACCCGCCCCTCGGCAAGCAGCGCCTGGACCCGAGCGGCATCTGGTACACCCCTTCGTCCGGCATCTGGCAGACCGTCTGGATGGAGCCGGTGGCCGCCGACCACGTCGAATCGCTCAAGATCACCCCCGATGTCCCCGGGAGCCGGGCCGTCGTGGAGGCGAAGGGCGTACGGGCCGGCGTACCGGTCACGGCCACCGCCTACGCGGACGGCAGGAAGGTCGCGACGGCGACCGGCTGGACGGGCACCCCGCTCGCTCTGGAGATCGGCGGGCCCCGCCTCTGGTCACCGGACGACCCGTTCCTCTACGACCTGAAGGTCACGGTCGGCGGCGACCGCGTCGGCAGCTACTTCGGCATGCGCTCCATCGCCGTGGAGAAGACCGGCGGCACTCCGCGCACTCTGCTCAACGGCAGCCCCGTCTATCTGATGGCCACCCTCGACCAGGGCTTCTGGCCGGACGGGCTGCACACCGCGCCGACCGACGAGGCCCTGGCCTACGACCTGCGGGCGCACAAGAGGCTCGGCTACAACTCGGTGCGCAAGCACATCAAGGTGGAGCCGGACCGGTGGTTCTACTGGGCGGACAGGCTGGGCCTGCTCGTATGGCAGGACATGCCCGCGATGACCGCGGGGGCGGTGCCCGACGGTGCCGCCCGGGCCCGGTTCGAGCGCGAGCTGAAGGAGATGGTCGACGAGCACGCGAGCAGCCCCTCCGTGGTCATGTGGGTGCCCTTCAACGAGGGCTGGGGCCAGTACGACGTGGCGCGCGTCGCGGAGCAGGTCAAGCGCTGGGACCCCACCCGCCTGGTCAACAACATGTCGGGCGTCAACCTGGGCACCGACGGCGGCGCCGGTGACATCCTCGACGAGCACGGCTACCCCGCCCCCGCCCTGCCCGCCCCCGACGGCAGGCGGGCCCTCGTCAGCGGTGAGTACGGCGGACTGGGGCTCGCGGTCCCCGGGCACGCCTGGTCGGTCCAGATGTCGTACGTCGACGTCGACCCGGCGACGTACACCGACGACTACCTGGCCCGTCTCGCCGAGGTCCGCGCCCTCGCCTGCGAGGGCGGAAACGGCGCCGTCTACACCCAGATCGCCGATGTGGAGGGCGAGTTGAACGGCCTGCTGACGTACGACCGCAAGGTCCTCAAAGGCGACGCCGAGCGCATCAGAACCGCCCACGAGCGACTGATCGAGGGCGCCCAGGACGGCACACTGCCGTGCTCCGCGCCCTGA
- a CDS encoding YihY/virulence factor BrkB family protein: protein MADGDERVDRRHGGPTDARQHDDQQAPEPAAEPAAGPGREVERAAPDEPSDLPARSWWAVLRRTVKEFLDDDLPDRAAALTYYSVLSLFPALLVLVSVLGVIGESATRTVLDNLDDLAPGAVRDLLTDAVRQLQDRGGVSGLVAVAGLAAAVWSASGYVAAFIRAANAVYDVAEGRPVWKLTPLRLGLTLVLMVLLAVSATIVVFTGPLAERAGDAIGAGDVAVTAWSIAKWPVLFVLVVVMIALLFWRAPNARTSGFRWISPGSAVAVVLWLIASAGFAVYVANFGSYNKTYGTLAGVIVFLVWLWLTNLAVLLGLEFDAELARQRAISGGMPETQEPYVEPRDTRKWPRELRKRLRKSGGSGGAVR, encoded by the coding sequence ATGGCAGACGGCGACGAACGAGTGGACCGGCGGCACGGCGGGCCGACGGACGCGCGGCAGCACGATGACCAACAGGCCCCCGAGCCTGCGGCGGAGCCCGCCGCCGGCCCCGGCCGGGAGGTCGAGCGGGCCGCCCCGGACGAGCCGAGCGACTTGCCCGCCCGGTCCTGGTGGGCGGTGCTTCGCCGCACCGTGAAGGAGTTCCTCGACGACGACCTGCCCGACCGCGCCGCCGCCCTGACGTACTACAGCGTGCTGTCCCTCTTCCCGGCGCTGCTCGTCCTGGTCTCCGTCCTCGGGGTGATCGGCGAGTCGGCCACGCGCACCGTGCTCGACAACCTGGACGACCTGGCGCCGGGCGCGGTGCGCGACCTGTTGACGGACGCCGTACGGCAGTTGCAGGACCGGGGCGGAGTCAGCGGATTGGTGGCCGTCGCGGGGCTCGCGGCGGCGGTCTGGTCCGCCTCCGGCTACGTAGCCGCCTTCATCCGCGCGGCCAACGCCGTCTACGACGTGGCCGAGGGCCGCCCCGTGTGGAAGCTGACCCCGCTGCGGCTCGGCCTCACGCTGGTCCTGATGGTGCTGCTCGCCGTCAGCGCGACGATCGTGGTGTTCACGGGCCCGCTCGCCGAACGGGCCGGTGACGCCATCGGCGCGGGCGACGTGGCGGTCACCGCGTGGTCGATCGCGAAGTGGCCGGTGCTCTTCGTCCTGGTGGTCGTGATGATCGCCCTGCTGTTCTGGCGCGCGCCCAACGCCCGCACCTCCGGGTTCCGCTGGATCAGCCCCGGCAGCGCCGTGGCCGTCGTCCTGTGGCTGATCGCCTCCGCCGGGTTCGCCGTGTACGTGGCCAACTTCGGCTCGTACAACAAGACGTACGGCACGCTCGCGGGCGTCATCGTCTTCCTCGTCTGGCTGTGGCTCACGAACCTGGCCGTGCTCCTCGGCCTGGAATTCGACGCCGAGCTGGCCCGCCAGCGAGCGATCAGCGGCGGCATGCCCGAGACGCAGGAGCCGTACGTGGAGCCGCGCGACACCCGCAAGTGGCCGCGCGAGCTGCGCAAGCGGCTGCGCAAGAGCGGCGGCAGCGGGGGAGCGGTCCGGTAA
- a CDS encoding TetR/AcrR family transcriptional regulator codes for MPRVADHDARHGQITDAVQRLIVRDGLSAVTVARTAAEAGMSVGLVQHYFTAKDEMLLATFTRVNARFTARVDALVNRGEAEGRTIAAMLRQALAELVPLDDARRAEFLVRLAFADRAAHHARLAAVQRETLAGIRARVARAIENGTACGEVAREVDATGQALRIVACAEGLALHTHIDPDGTPEPAVLAALDDRIDRVFTGTCRRARRRAGD; via the coding sequence GTGCCGAGAGTCGCCGACCATGACGCCCGCCACGGGCAGATCACCGATGCCGTCCAGCGCCTGATCGTGCGGGACGGTCTGAGCGCCGTGACCGTCGCGCGGACCGCCGCCGAGGCGGGCATGTCCGTGGGCCTGGTGCAGCACTACTTCACGGCGAAGGACGAGATGCTCCTCGCCACGTTCACGCGCGTCAACGCGCGCTTCACCGCGCGGGTGGACGCGCTGGTGAACCGCGGCGAGGCCGAGGGCCGCACCATCGCCGCGATGCTGCGGCAGGCCCTGGCCGAGCTCGTGCCGCTCGACGACGCCCGCCGCGCCGAATTCCTGGTCCGCCTCGCCTTCGCGGACCGGGCCGCGCACCACGCCCGCCTCGCCGCGGTCCAGAGGGAGACCCTCGCGGGGATCCGCGCCCGCGTCGCCCGGGCCATCGAGAACGGCACGGCGTGCGGCGAGGTCGCCCGGGAGGTAGACGCCACCGGCCAGGCCCTGCGCATCGTCGCGTGCGCGGAGGGGCTCGCCCTGCACACGCACATCGACCCCGACGGCACACCCGAACCGGCGGTCCTCGCGGCCCTGGACGACCGCATCGACCGCGTCTTCACCGGCACGTGCCGCCGCGCCCGGCGCCGCGCGGGGGACTGA
- a CDS encoding NAD(P)H-dependent flavin oxidoreductase: MQTELSKRLGVEHAVFGFTPFPAVAAAISRAGGFGVLGAVRYTAPDDLARDLDWMQDHVDGLPYGLDVVMPAKKVEGVSEADVEAMIPEGHRQFVKDTLARHGVPELAEGEAAGWRITGWMEQVARGQLDVAFDYPIKLLANALGSPPADVVARAHERGVLVAALAGSARHARKHAEGGIDIVVAQGYEAGGHTGEIASMVLTPEVVDAVGPLPVLAAGGIGSGEQVAAALALGAQGVWLGSVWLTTTEADLHSPALTRKLLAAGSGDTVRSRALTGKPARQLRTAWTDAWDDPAGPGTLPMPLQGLLVAEAVSRIQKHEVEPLLGTPVGQIVGRMTSERGVQAVFDDLTSGFERAVARLNRIAGRP; the protein is encoded by the coding sequence ATGCAGACGGAGCTGAGCAAGCGACTGGGAGTCGAGCACGCCGTCTTCGGCTTCACGCCGTTCCCCGCGGTGGCCGCCGCCATCAGCAGGGCTGGGGGCTTCGGCGTGCTCGGCGCGGTGCGCTACACGGCGCCCGACGACCTCGCGCGCGACCTCGACTGGATGCAGGACCACGTGGACGGCCTGCCCTACGGCCTCGACGTGGTGATGCCCGCGAAGAAGGTCGAGGGCGTCAGCGAGGCCGACGTCGAGGCGATGATCCCCGAAGGCCACCGGCAGTTCGTCAAGGACACCCTGGCCCGGCACGGCGTCCCCGAACTCGCCGAGGGCGAGGCGGCGGGCTGGCGCATCACCGGCTGGATGGAGCAGGTCGCCCGCGGTCAGCTCGACGTCGCCTTCGACTACCCGATCAAGCTGCTCGCCAACGCGCTCGGCTCACCGCCCGCGGACGTCGTGGCACGCGCCCACGAGCGCGGCGTCCTCGTCGCCGCGCTCGCGGGCAGCGCCCGGCATGCGCGCAAGCACGCCGAGGGCGGCATCGACATCGTGGTGGCCCAGGGCTACGAGGCGGGCGGCCACACCGGCGAGATCGCCTCCATGGTCCTCACGCCCGAAGTCGTCGACGCCGTCGGGCCGTTGCCCGTGCTCGCCGCGGGCGGCATCGGCAGCGGCGAACAGGTCGCCGCCGCCCTCGCCCTCGGCGCCCAGGGCGTGTGGCTGGGCTCCGTCTGGCTCACCACGACCGAGGCGGACCTGCACTCCCCGGCCCTCACGCGCAAGCTGCTCGCCGCGGGCTCCGGCGACACCGTCCGCTCCCGCGCGCTCACCGGCAAGCCCGCGCGTCAGCTGCGTACTGCGTGGACCGACGCCTGGGACGACCCGGCGGGTCCCGGCACGCTGCCCATGCCGCTCCAGGGGCTGCTCGTCGCCGAGGCCGTCTCGCGGATCCAGAAGCACGAGGTGGAGCCCCTGCTCGGCACGCCCGTCGGGCAGATCGTCGGCCGCATGACCTCCGAGCGCGGCGTCCAAGCCGTCTTCGACGATCTGACCAGCGGATTCGAGCGTGCCGTCGCCCGCCTCAACCGCATCGCCGGACGGCCCTGA
- a CDS encoding FAD-dependent oxidoreductase, which translates to MERERTTCCVVGGGPAGMMLGLLLARAGVEVTVLEKHGDFLRDFRGDTVHPSTLRLLDELGLGERFAGLPARRLQEMRMRIDGTTVVAGSLRRVPGRHKYIAMVPQWDFLDLLAGAAAEEPSFTLRMRTAVTGLRTGPGGRVTGVTYVDERGVPGELAADLTVACDGRDSRVRREAGLTPDYFDVPIDVWQVRVPAPRDAVKDGRVFLSIRDGQVAATMDRGDYYQTSYLIEKGADARLRAHGIEWFRDRLGDLLDWDREALRGIGSWDDVKLLEVTMGRLRRWYRDGLLCIGDAAHIMSPVGGVGVNLAVQDAVAAARFLAAPLRRGDVGVRDLERVQKRRRLPTAVTHASQRGEHETLLRPALAGTLRGDRLPLPLKLLQKVPPLRTVTGYLGGVGVRPERAPGFARR; encoded by the coding sequence ATGGAACGCGAGCGCACGACGTGCTGTGTGGTGGGCGGCGGGCCCGCGGGCATGATGCTCGGCCTGCTGCTCGCCAGGGCCGGTGTCGAGGTGACCGTCCTGGAGAAGCACGGGGACTTCCTGCGCGACTTCCGCGGGGACACCGTGCACCCCTCCACGCTGCGGCTGCTCGACGAGCTCGGCCTCGGCGAGCGCTTCGCCGGGCTGCCCGCGCGAAGACTCCAGGAGATGCGCATGCGCATCGACGGCACGACGGTCGTCGCGGGCAGCCTGCGCCGCGTCCCCGGCCGCCACAAGTACATCGCGATGGTGCCGCAGTGGGACTTCCTCGACCTGCTCGCGGGCGCGGCCGCCGAGGAGCCCTCCTTCACCCTGCGGATGCGGACGGCGGTCACGGGCCTGCGCACGGGCCCCGGCGGCCGGGTCACCGGCGTGACGTACGTGGACGAGCGCGGCGTCCCCGGCGAGCTGGCCGCCGACCTCACCGTCGCCTGCGACGGCCGCGACTCACGGGTGCGCCGCGAGGCCGGGCTCACGCCCGACTACTTCGACGTCCCCATCGACGTGTGGCAGGTACGGGTGCCCGCGCCGCGCGACGCGGTCAAGGACGGCCGGGTGTTCCTCAGCATCCGCGACGGCCAGGTCGCCGCCACCATGGACCGCGGCGACTACTACCAGACGTCCTACCTCATCGAGAAGGGCGCGGACGCGCGGCTGCGGGCCCACGGCATCGAGTGGTTCCGCGACCGGCTGGGCGACCTGCTCGACTGGGACCGCGAGGCGCTGCGCGGGATCGGGTCCTGGGACGACGTGAAGCTGTTGGAGGTCACGATGGGACGGCTGCGCCGCTGGTACCGCGACGGACTCCTGTGCATCGGGGACGCGGCCCACATCATGTCGCCGGTCGGCGGCGTCGGCGTCAACCTCGCGGTGCAGGACGCGGTGGCGGCGGCGCGCTTCCTCGCCGCCCCGCTGCGCCGTGGCGACGTCGGCGTACGGGACCTGGAGCGGGTGCAGAAGCGGCGCCGGCTGCCCACGGCGGTGACGCACGCGTCCCAGCGGGGCGAGCACGAGACGCTGCTGCGGCCCGCCCTGGCGGGAACCCTCCGCGGCGATCGCCTTCCGCTGCCGCTCAAGCTGCTCCAGAAGGTCCCTCCACTGCGGACGGTCACCGGCTATCTGGGCGGGGTGGGCGTGCGGCCGGAGCGCGCCCCGGGATTCGCCCGGCGCTGA
- a CDS encoding S1 family peptidase — MRRKTGVRLALSALLVMATCGGTGLATAATATATTTATPGSSEAPASAALLDAMERDFGLSPSAARDRLAAERRAVGVERAAREAAGAAYAGSWFDAGRDRLTVAVTRPRAAEEVRRAGAAVRLVEHSAARLDAAKARVDRIEAPSGVAGWRVDPRANRVVVSVVARHASDKDVEAFVRRARATAPVRVATVADAPRTFAAGTVGGDPYYTGNVRCSIGFSVHGGFVTAGHCGRAGAAVRGWDGSDMGTFRGSSFPGDDYAYVSIGHGWWTVPVVLGWGTIPDRLVRGSTEMPVGTSICRSGSTTHWHCGQVLAKNETVNYSDGTVVHQLTKTSVCAEPGDSGGSFISGDQAQGVTSGGWGNCRSGGETWYQPVNEILSRYGLTLHVT, encoded by the coding sequence GTGAGACGCAAGACGGGAGTACGTCTGGCTCTGTCCGCCCTGCTGGTGATGGCGACCTGTGGCGGCACCGGCCTCGCCACGGCCGCCACCGCCACGGCCACGACCACGGCCACGCCCGGGTCCTCCGAGGCACCCGCGTCCGCCGCGCTCCTCGACGCGATGGAGCGCGACTTCGGCCTGTCGCCGAGCGCGGCGCGTGACCGGCTCGCCGCCGAGCGGCGCGCCGTCGGGGTCGAGCGCGCCGCGCGCGAGGCGGCCGGCGCCGCCTACGCCGGGTCCTGGTTCGACGCCGGACGCGACCGCCTGACCGTGGCCGTGACCCGGCCGCGGGCGGCCGAGGAGGTGCGCCGCGCGGGGGCCGCCGTCCGGCTCGTCGAGCACAGCGCCGCGCGCCTCGACGCCGCGAAGGCACGCGTGGACCGCATCGAAGCGCCCTCAGGTGTGGCGGGTTGGCGTGTCGACCCGCGGGCCAACCGCGTCGTGGTCTCCGTCGTCGCGCGGCACGCGTCCGACAAGGACGTCGAGGCCTTCGTGCGCCGTGCCCGCGCCACCGCTCCCGTGCGGGTCGCGACGGTCGCCGACGCACCGCGCACCTTCGCCGCCGGGACCGTCGGCGGCGACCCCTACTACACCGGCAACGTCCGCTGTTCCATCGGCTTCTCCGTGCACGGCGGCTTCGTCACGGCCGGACACTGCGGACGCGCGGGCGCGGCCGTACGCGGCTGGGACGGCTCCGACATGGGCACCTTCCGGGGCTCCTCCTTCCCCGGTGACGACTACGCCTACGTCTCCATCGGCCACGGCTGGTGGACCGTGCCGGTCGTGCTCGGCTGGGGCACCATCCCCGACCGGCTCGTGCGCGGCTCCACCGAGATGCCGGTCGGCACGTCCATCTGCCGCTCCGGCTCCACCACGCACTGGCACTGCGGCCAGGTCCTGGCCAAGAACGAGACGGTGAACTACTCCGACGGCACCGTCGTGCACCAGCTGACCAAGACCAGCGTCTGCGCCGAACCCGGCGACTCCGGCGGCTCGTTCATCAGCGGCGACCAGGCACAGGGCGTCACGTCGGGCGGCTGGGGCAACTGCCGCAGCGGCGGCGAGACGTGGTACCAGCCGGTGAACGAGATCCTCTCGCGCTACGGCCTGACCCTGCACGTCACCTGA
- a CDS encoding serine hydrolase domain-containing protein, protein MTRRRTTRLLGTALALSFLPPSGVAAADAAPGGQARASRDPALQELVDRVVADPHPNPGAFLLARDGERTRFGAAGVADRATGAAMRPDLRFRSGSLTKTFTATVVLQLVAEHRLRLDDTVQRLLPDQVRADNALSGAPVTVRQLLNHTSGLYDYLDGLIPHFESLDQYWPRDQLIAIGLAGPRYFPTPGTRFRYSNTNYLLLDLIVERVTDRDLRTNLERRVLKPLGLRDTSYPLADTTIDGPHVHGYADVSRLLPNVPDPTRYDVTSISPSEAGASGAIVTTAADVARFYRALLRGRLLPPAILRRMLDDTVPTTGSPRPAVGYGLGMYVYATDCGPAYGHGGSAPGYLTFALNSRDGHRQLVAHTNWNPLVDAGLDEPFWAAFQKGYCRRGADAPAATPH, encoded by the coding sequence ATGACGCGACGCCGCACAACCCGCTTACTGGGAACGGCGCTTGCGCTCTCCTTCCTGCCGCCGTCCGGGGTGGCCGCGGCCGACGCGGCCCCCGGCGGTCAGGCCCGCGCCTCCCGTGATCCGGCTCTCCAGGAACTGGTCGACCGGGTGGTGGCCGATCCGCACCCCAATCCGGGTGCCTTCCTGCTCGCCCGCGACGGCGAGCGGACCCGCTTCGGCGCGGCCGGCGTCGCGGACCGGGCCACGGGTGCCGCGATGCGTCCGGACCTGAGGTTCCGTTCCGGAAGCCTCACCAAGACCTTCACCGCGACGGTCGTCCTGCAACTCGTGGCCGAGCACCGGCTGCGCCTCGACGACACCGTGCAGCGGCTGCTCCCCGACCAGGTCCGCGCCGACAACGCGCTGTCCGGCGCGCCCGTCACCGTCCGCCAGTTGCTCAACCACACGAGCGGCCTGTACGACTACCTCGACGGGCTGATCCCCCACTTCGAAAGCCTCGACCAGTACTGGCCGCGCGACCAGCTGATCGCCATCGGCCTCGCGGGGCCCCGGTACTTCCCGACCCCCGGCACCCGGTTCCGGTACTCCAACACCAACTACCTGTTGCTCGACCTGATCGTCGAGCGGGTCACCGACCGCGACCTGCGCACCAACCTCGAACGCCGCGTCCTCAAGCCGCTGGGCCTGCGGGACACCTCGTACCCCCTGGCGGACACCACGATCGACGGGCCACATGTGCACGGCTACGCGGACGTATCGCGGCTGCTGCCGAACGTGCCCGACCCCACCCGCTACGACGTCACCTCCATCAGCCCCTCCGAAGCCGGGGCGTCGGGCGCGATCGTGACCACCGCGGCCGACGTCGCCCGCTTCTACCGGGCCCTGCTGCGCGGACGCCTGCTGCCCCCGGCGATCCTGCGGCGGATGCTGGACGACACCGTGCCCACGACGGGCAGCCCTCGGCCCGCGGTCGGCTACGGCCTGGGGATGTACGTCTACGCCACGGACTGCGGGCCCGCGTACGGCCACGGGGGCAGCGCGCCCGGGTACCTGACCTTCGCCCTCAACAGCCGCGACGGGCACCGCCAGCTCGTGGCCCACACCAACTGGAACCCCCTCGTCGACGCGGGGCTCGACGAACCCTTCTGGGCGGCCTTCCAGAAGGGTTACTGCCGCCGGGGCGCGGACGCCCCGGCGGCGACGCCTCACTGA